The Vreelandella piezotolerans genomic interval CATGGAGTCTTTGGTCAAGGCCATGTTGCCTTACTATGCCGCGCTGCTTGTGGTGCTGGTGCTGCTCATCGCCTTTCCAAGCATCGTGACTTGGTTGCCCGACCTCACCGCCGTGCGCGGTAACTGATAGGAGCCGCGTGTGACGACTGATTCAAATCATAACGGCTCATATCGCATTCTCGTCATGGGGGTTTCTGGATCGGGAAAATCGCATATTGGTCAGCAGTTGGCTGCGACGCTAGGTGCCACCTTCATCGATGGCGATGATCATCACTCGCCCGCTAACGTGGCCAAAATGGCCAGCGGCACACCGCTAAACGACGATGACCGCCGCGACTGGTTGGCAACTCTGGCCATGCTGTTTGCTGAGTTCAAAGCGCGAGGCGAATCGGTGGTGATTGCCTGCTCTGGTCTCAAGCGGCGCTACCGCGACCGCTTGCGAAAAGGGGATAGCGAACTGCGAATTTTGTACCTGGAAGGCACCCACGAGCTACTGCGGAAGCGCTTGGAAACCCGAGCCGGGCACTTTTTCAAAGGCGATAACATGTTGGCCAGCCAATTGGCCGACTTGGAGCCGCCCCAGGTAGACGAAGCCGTGACGCTCCCCATCAGCTTAACGCCTGCGGTGATCGTGGAACGTTTTAGCGCTACGCTCGCGCCCACGCCGCGCCGCTCATTAGGCTAAAGGAAGGGATAGGCGGCGGGCCCTGCTATTCGCTATGGTAGGGTTCGAGCGCCATCCATTGTACAAGGCAGCGACGCCATTGAAGAAAAAACGCCCTACATTACAAGATATTGCTGATCGCGTTGGTGCCACCAAGATGACCGTTAGCCGCTGTTTACGCGACCCGGAAACGGTATCGGAAGGGCTTCGAGAGCGCATCTTCGGCATCGCCGAGCAGCTTGGTTATATACCCAATCGTGCCCCGGATCTGCTCTCCCGCGCGACCAGTCACTCGATAGGCGTACTGGTCCCCTCGTTGACCAACCAAGTATTTGCCGACGTCATCGTGGGGATCGAAGCCCATACCGAACCGGCAGGCTATCACTTGATGCTCTCCCACTACGGCTATAGTCAGGAGCTCGAGGAGCGCAGCCTTGCCTCGCTACTGTCGTATAACGTAGATGGGGTGATTCTCTCTGACCATGATCACACGCCGCGCAGTCTACGCATGCTGGAAACGGCGGGTATTCCCATCGTCGAGATCATGGATACCCACCGCCCGCCCCTGCAGCAGGCAGTAGGCTACGACAATGTACGCGCCGCTTACGACATGGTCAGCGAGATGATTCGCCGCGGTCGTCGTCAGGTGATCTACCTCGCCGTTCGGCTCGATGAGCGTACCCGGCAACGGGAGCAGGGGTATCGCCAAGCCATGGAAGAGCAGGGGCTCACGCCGGTGACCCTGCAGAGCAGCCAGCGCTCCTCCTATACCGTCGGGGCCGCGCTGATGCAGGAAATTCAGCGCGACTACCCAGAAGCAGACGGCATTTTTTGTACCAACGACGACGTAGCCGTAGGGGCTTATTTCGAGTGTCGGCGTCAGGGCGTCGACGTGCCCGCAAGGATGGCGATTGCCGGCTTTCATGGGCACGACGTGGGCCAAGCGATGTCACCCCGCTTGGCCAGCGTCGTGACGCCCCGCCAAGCCATCGGTGAGGCGGCCGCCCAAGCGTTGTTGGCGCGCATTCGTGGTGAGACGTTGGCGCAGAGAGTCGTGGATTTGGGATACCGCATCGAAGCAGGCGACACGCTATAGCGGCGCGACCAAAAATCGTTTGGCGGTGCATCAGAACCTCGTTAGGCTAACGGTTCATTTTGCCATGCCCTAGGCGTACGAGGCCGCTGTGAACATTACCCAATTGACGGTTTATCCAGTGAAATCCCTTCGGGGGATCGATGTGACCCAGAGCGAGATTCATGCCCACGGCCTCGCTTGGGATCGCCGTTGGATGCTGGTGGATGCCCAGCAACGCTTCGTCACCCAGCGCCAGCTACCTGCGCTGGCCACGATCACCGTGGCGTTGACCTCCGATGCCCTGGTGCTCTCTCACCCCACCGTCGAGCCGATTTCCATTTCACTGGAAGAGCCCAAGGGCAACTTGCGGCTGGTATCGGTGTGGAGTGATCACTGCAAAGCGCTGCCGGAGAGCGAGGCGGTGTCCGAGTGGCTAGAGGCGGCATTGGGTGAGTCGGCCAAGGGTGTGAGTCTGGTGCGTTTCGCCACTACCTTTACACGGGCGGTGGAAGACGATTTTCTGGCCGGTGGCGAGGCGCACACCTACTTTGCCGATGGTTATCCCTTTTTGATCACCACTACCGGTTCGCTGGATGCGTTGAACAACGCGCTGGTGGCGGGCGGCAATACACCGGTGCCCATGAATCGGTTTCGGCCCAATATCGTGGTGGATTGCGACGAGGCCTGGCAAGAGGATGGTTGGGCGACGATCGAGAACGGCAGCTATCAGCTCACCCTGCGTAAACCCTGCCAGCGCTGCAAAATCACCACCGTCGACCAGCAGACCGGCACGATTCCTACTCAAGCCGAGCCACTGAAAACGCTGCTGGCACTGAATACCCAACCCCACTTGAAGGGCGCGCACTTTGGCCAAAACGCCACGTTGACGGCGGGGGAAGGTAGCGTCATTCGTGTGGGGGAGGCGGTCTCCGTAACGCCCCGCTAGGCCTAAAACGTAGCATTTTCGTGGCAATGGCAGTGCCCAGTAGGGTAATCACCATCCCCGCAATGACCTGTAGACTCAGCGTTTCATCCAGTAGCCAATAGCCCCACAGCAGGGCGCTAACGGGGACTAAGAAGGTGACCGTCGAGGCTGCCGTTGCGCCCGCGCTTGCCAGTAAACCAAAGTAGAGCAAGAACGCCAGTGTCGTGCTGAGCATGGCCAACGCCAGCGCGTTGCCCCACGCCAAGGGGCTGATGGGGTCGCTTGGCCACAGCAGCACGCCGGGAATCAGTAGCACCAGGGCCGACATGGCACTGCTGCCCGCGGCAAGCACCCGCGTAGGCAAATGGCCCAGGCGCGTTTTGGAATAGTTGCCCGCGATGCCGTAGCAGAACGTGGCGCCGAGGATCGCGATGATGAACCAGCCGTCGCCGCCGAGTGCGAAGTCCAGTCTGTCTGCCGAGAGCACGTACACCCCCAACAGCGCGAGCGCCAATCCCAAGTACTGCTGGCGTTGCACAGGGGTCGCAAAGAAGGCGGCGCCCAGCAGGGCAGTGAAAATGGGGGTCGTTGCATTGATCAGCGAGGTAAAGCCTGCCTCTAGCCGAGTAGTGGCCAGGGCCAGTAGCGAAAAAGGCAGCACGTGGTTGACTACCCCGAGCAGCAGCAGCGGCCCCTTATGCTGCCAAATCAGACGCACGTAGTGCAGGCTCAGCAGCAGCGGCAGTAGCAGCAGAGCGCCAATGCCCATTCGTACCAACACCAGCGGTATCGGGCCGAACTCGGGCGCCGCGACGCGCATAAAGATGAACGACAATCCCCATAACGAAGAGAGCAGTAGCAAGCGCAGCGTATCGGCCGATGACATGGAGTGTCCTTACCGTGGTATGTCGGTCTTTTTAAAGAGATGAACAGCTTAACGACAAAGCCACCGCCAGCGAATCCTTTTTATTGTCCGCAGTGAAGCGCCAGCAGTTTTATCGTCGGGGTTTAGAGGTTTCGACAGCCACATAGAATCGCTGCTAAGAATCAGCTACGCTGAATGAGCACCGAACGTAACCCTGCGTTCATCCTGCGAGAAGCACACTACCCTAGGAAAGGAGAACAGAATGGATAGTAAAGCAAGCGCACATTGGGAAGGTGGTTTGAAAGATGGCCAAGGCAAAGTCGCCACGGAAAGCGGCGTACTGGATGCAGGTTACTCCTTCAAACAGCGTTTCGAAGGCGAGCCCGGCACCAACCCAGAAGAGTTGATCGGCGCCGCACATGCCAGCTGTTTCTCGATGGCCCTATCGATGATCCTGGGTGAGAAAGGCTACACCGCCGACGCCATCGATACCCAGGCAAAAGTCACGCTGTCGCAAAGCGATGCCGGTTTCGATATCTCCAGCATTCACCTGGACGTGGAAGCCAGCGTGAGCGGTGCCGACGACGCTGCTTTTCAGGAGGCCGCCGAAACCGCCAAGGCCAA includes:
- a CDS encoding gluconokinase, which gives rise to MGVSGSGKSHIGQQLAATLGATFIDGDDHHSPANVAKMASGTPLNDDDRRDWLATLAMLFAEFKARGESVVIACSGLKRRYRDRLRKGDSELRILYLEGTHELLRKRLETRAGHFFKGDNMLASQLADLEPPQVDEAVTLPISLTPAVIVERFSATLAPTPRRSLG
- the gntR gene encoding gluconate operon transcriptional repressor GntR, which codes for MKKKRPTLQDIADRVGATKMTVSRCLRDPETVSEGLRERIFGIAEQLGYIPNRAPDLLSRATSHSIGVLVPSLTNQVFADVIVGIEAHTEPAGYHLMLSHYGYSQELEERSLASLLSYNVDGVILSDHDHTPRSLRMLETAGIPIVEIMDTHRPPLQQAVGYDNVRAAYDMVSEMIRRGRRQVIYLAVRLDERTRQREQGYRQAMEEQGLTPVTLQSSQRSSYTVGAALMQEIQRDYPEADGIFCTNDDVAVGAYFECRRQGVDVPARMAIAGFHGHDVGQAMSPRLASVVTPRQAIGEAAAQALLARIRGETLAQRVVDLGYRIEAGDTL
- a CDS encoding MOSC domain-containing protein, which codes for MNITQLTVYPVKSLRGIDVTQSEIHAHGLAWDRRWMLVDAQQRFVTQRQLPALATITVALTSDALVLSHPTVEPISISLEEPKGNLRLVSVWSDHCKALPESEAVSEWLEAALGESAKGVSLVRFATTFTRAVEDDFLAGGEAHTYFADGYPFLITTTGSLDALNNALVAGGNTPVPMNRFRPNIVVDCDEAWQEDGWATIENGSYQLTLRKPCQRCKITTVDQQTGTIPTQAEPLKTLLALNTQPHLKGAHFGQNATLTAGEGSVIRVGEAVSVTPR
- a CDS encoding DMT family transporter; translation: MSSADTLRLLLLSSLWGLSFIFMRVAAPEFGPIPLVLVRMGIGALLLLPLLLSLHYVRLIWQHKGPLLLLGVVNHVLPFSLLALATTRLEAGFTSLINATTPIFTALLGAAFFATPVQRQQYLGLALALLGVYVLSADRLDFALGGDGWFIIAILGATFCYGIAGNYSKTRLGHLPTRVLAAGSSAMSALVLLIPGVLLWPSDPISPLAWGNALALAMLSTTLAFLLYFGLLASAGATAASTVTFLVPVSALLWGYWLLDETLSLQVIAGMVITLLGTAIATKMLRFRPSGALRRPPPPHE
- a CDS encoding OsmC family protein codes for the protein MDSKASAHWEGGLKDGQGKVATESGVLDAGYSFKQRFEGEPGTNPEELIGAAHASCFSMALSMILGEKGYTADAIDTQAKVTLSQSDAGFDISSIHLDVEASVSGADDAAFQEAAETAKANCPVSKVLKADITMSAKLKG